Within the Pseudomonas fulva genome, the region AACAGTTGCCAGAGGTTGGTCACCAAGGACGGCACGATCAGGATCGCCGCGGCCGCCGCAGGCGCCATCAGCGTGCCCAGCAGGCCCATGGCCACGGTCGGCAGGCCCATGCCGGTGACGCCCTTGACCAGCCCCGCCGCCAGGAAGGTGGCAAACAGAAACAGCAGGTAGAACGTGGCGTCGTGCATGGGCGAGGGCTCGATTGAGTGGTCGGTGCAATTGAAGCCCTTCAGGGGACTCGGCACAATGCGGAAAACTCAGTGCAGCCTTCGGAAAAACCGGAGGCAGAGAGGCCCCGATGCGACTCGACCTGGCGGATCTTCAGCTGTTTCTGTGCATCGCCGATGCCGGCAGCATCACCGCGGGCGCGGCGCGGGCCAACCTCGCCCTGGCGTCCGCCAGCGAACGGCTGCGCAAGATGGAAGAGGCCGTCGGGGTGACCTTGCTGGAGCGGCGCCCGCGAGGCGTGATCACCACCGAGGCCGGTGAGGCGCTGGCCCATCACGCCCGCCTGATGATGCGCCAGCAGCAGGCCTTGAACGACGAGCTGCAGGACTATGCAGCCGGGGCGCGAGGCGCCCTCGATCTGTATGCCAATACCGCCGCGCTGACGCTGTTCCTGCCGGGCCGGCTGGCGCCCTGGCTGGCCGAGCGGCCGCGCCTGCGCATCGAGCTCAAGGAGCGCACCAGCGTGGATATCGTGCGCAACGTGGCCTGCGGGCTGGCCGAGGCGGGCATCGTGTCCAGCGCGGTCGGCGCCGAGGGCGTGCAGCTGCAACCGGTGGCCAGGGATCATCTGGTGCTGGTCGCCGCTCAGGGGCATCCCCTCGCGCCACGCCGCAACCTGGCGTTCGCCGACGTGCTGGGCGAGGCGTTCGTCGGACTGGCCCAGGGCAGCGCCCTGCAGGAGCACATCAACGAGCATGCGCGAGTGGCCGGTCGGCCATTGGATCTGCGCATCCGCATGCACAGCTTCGAGGCGCTCTGCCAGATGGTCGCCCATGGCATCGGCCTCGGCATCCTGCCCCACGGCATCGCCCGGCTGCACAGGCGCCGCCACGGCCTCAGGATGATCGCCCTCGACGATGCCTGGGCCCGGCGCGAACTATGCCTGTGTTTCAGGGACTGGAACCAGCTGTCGAGGCCGATGCGCAGCCTGCTCGCCCATCTGGGGGGTGTGCCCGAGGCCGGCTAACGTGCCGCGCCTTGCGCAAGAAGGCCTGCACGCTCGCGTAGAGAGCCACTTCAGTTGCAGCGCTCTGCTGATTCTTCTCGTCTGAGACGAACCTTCGCATCCGTAATCGGGATGTCTGTCAGCCGGGGCAACGTCCAGAAATTACGCTTTTTTTACGCGCCTGATGATTGTCCGCGCTCGATAATTCGCCGACATCCAGACGAGTTTTCACACCTCGGGATTCCCGGTATCCGAGGCGCGCCAAATGAACCTTTTTCCTGCCGCATCGCTGCATCTGCTCTTGGCCCGCAATGCCGGGATGGCGGGAGGCGCCGATGAATGAGTCGCCGCGCATCCTGGTGATCGACGACGAGAAGCAGATCCGCAAGCTGCTGCGCATCAGCCTCGCCAGCCAGTCGTTCACCGTGCTGGAGGCCGCCACGGGCGCCAAGGGCCTGACGCTGGCGGCGATCCAGGCACCGCACCTGGTCATTCTCGACCTCGGCCTGCCGGACATGGACGGCAGCCAGGTGCTGCTCGAGCTGCGCGCCTGGTCGGCGGTGCCGGTGCTGGTGCTGTCGGTGCGCAACAGCCAGGAGGAGAAGGTGCGCCTGCTGGACCTGGGTGCCAACGACTACGTCACCAAGCCCTTCGGCATCCAGGCGTTCATGGCCCGCATCCGTGGGCTGCTGCGCGCCTCGTCGGACGAGTTGGTGCTGCAGCCGGCCATCCGTGCGGGGCAGCTGTACGTCGACCTGTCCCAGCGCCTGGTGACCCTGCGCGGCGTGGCGATCAGCCTGAGCAGGAGGGAGTACGGCGTGCTGGAGATTCTCGCCCGCAATCACGGCCGCGGCGTCACCGCCGAACAGTTGATCCGCCTGGTCTGGGGTGCCAGCCACCTGGGCGACAGCCGCAGCCTGCGCACGGTGGTCGGCCGGCTGCGCCAGAAGTTCGGGGACGACCCGGGTGCCCCGCGAGTGATCCAGACCATCGTGGGCGTCGGTTACCGCTTGATCGATGAGGAGCACTGAGTGGCGAAGGCATCAACAACCAACGGCCCGGCGCCGGCAGCCGGGCGCGTGATCGGCTACGCCCGCCCCAGCCGCGAAGAGACCGATGCGCAGGCGCAGATCCTGGCGCTGCGAGCGGCCGGTTGTGGCCAGCTGGTCGAGGAGAAAGGCCAGCACGTCTGGCGCAACCGGCCGGAGCTGGCGCGCCTGCTTGGCGACATCCAGGCAGGCGACACCCTGATGGTCACCCGGCTCGATCGCCTGGCGCGCAGCACCCGCGACCTGCTGGAGATCGCCGAGCATGTTCACCTCACTGGCGCCCGGCTGGCCAGCCTCGCTGAGCCCTGGGTCAGCGGCGATGCCGGGGGCCAGCCGGTGCTGGCGGTGTTCGCCGGCATCGTCGCCTTCGAACGCTCGCTGATCGTCGAGCGTACCAGCCTCGGCCGCGCAGCCGCCAAGGCGCGCGGCGTGCAATTCGGCGCCAAGCCGTGCCTGTCCGCAGAGCAGATCGTGCTCGCCAAGCAGATGATCGGGCAGGGCAGCTCGGTCAGCGAAGCCGCCAGCACGCTCGGCGTACATCGCTCGACGCTGTACCGGGCGCTGGGGCGGGTGAAGCAGCCCGCGGGCTGAGCGGGCTGCCGCTGTCAAGAAGGGTGCGAGTCGGCCATCTCGGGCGAGGCGACGAGTCGGTCGAGCGCCTGCCGGTCCATCTGGTAGGCCACCCATTTGTCGTCGGGCTTGCCGCCCAGGCGGGCGTAGAAGGCTTGCGCGCGCGCGTTGCCGCGCAGCACATCCCATTTCAGCCGCCCCGCACCCTTGCGCTGCGCCAGCAGGGCGATCCCCTGCATCAGCGCCTGGCCCAGCCCTGCGCGGCGATATCCTTCGCGGACGTACAGTTCCTTGAGCAGCAGGGTGGGGCGCAGATCGAAGGTGAAGGGGATTGCCAGCACCACGGCATAACCGGCCAGGTGGCCCCCGCCGTCGGCCACCAGCACCTCGCACCGGGCATCCGGGCCAAAGGCGCGGCTCAACAATGCCTGCTCATCGACCCTGAAGTCATCGAGGTAGTCCTCGAACCCGGCCAGCTCGCGCATCATCGCGAGCAGCGCGGGTACGTCGCTCTGCTCGGCCGCTCGAACGGCATCGCAGGGGCTCAGCATGCGCAGGAAATGGCGCAGGCGGGCGCCGGTTGCGTACCGCCGTCGCCAACCAGCGCCAAGCCCTCGTCGAGCCAGCCGGTCACCCCGCCGAGCATTTCCTTTACCCCGTAGCCAAGGCCGGCCAGGCGCAGGGCCGCGCGGTGGACGCCATTGCAGTGCGGGCCGGCGCAGTAGACGACGAACAGCGTCGAAGGGTCGAACGCTGCCAGCCGCTCGGCCGTGATGGTTCGCGTGGGGATATTGATGGCGCCCGGAACATGGCCGGCGGCATAGGCCTCGGGGCCACGCACGTCCACCAGCAGGTAGTCGACATCACCGGTTTGCTGGCTGCGGTGGACATCCGAGCAGTCGGTTTCGAAACGCAGCCGATTGCCGAAGTGCGCCTGCGCTTCGGCACGGGAGGCGGCGGGGATTTCGCTGACAAGGCTTGGCATGGTGGTAGCTCCTGGTTGACGGAGCGCCCACTTTAGTTGGCGCCCCTGGCGCGCTACAGTGGCGAAATCGACGTTGACCGGTAGTTTTCCGCCAAATGAACCGCGACCCAGGCCTGGTGGCCGTGCTGGCCTATGACGGCTTGTGCACCTTCGAATTCGGCATCGCCGTGGAGATCTTCGGCCTGCCGCGGCCGGAATTCGATTTCCCCTGGTACCGGCACCGCATCGTCGCCGTGGACCCGGGGCCGATGCGTGCGCTGGGCGGCATTCAGGTAAGCGCCGATGCCGGTCTCGAGGCGCTGCGCGAGGCGCGCACGATCATCGTGCCGGGTTGGCGTGACCGCAACGAGCGGCCGCCGCAGCCACTGATCGATGGGCTGCGCAGCGCCCACGGCAGAGGCGCGCGGCTGCTGTCGATCTGCTCGGGGGTGTTCGTGCTGGCGGCTGCCGGCCTGCTGGATGGCCAGCGCGCCACGACCCATTGGCGCTACACGGATGAACTGACAGCCCGCTTCCCCACGATCGATGTCGACCCGGCGGTGCTCTACGTCGACAGTGGCCAGGTCATCACCTCGGCCGGTAGCGCAGCCGGCATCGATGCCTGCCTGCATCTGGTGGAGCGTGACTTCGGCGCCCATGTCGCCAATAGCGTGGCACGCCGCCTGGTGATGGCCCCGCAACGCTCCGGTGGGCAGGCCCAGTTCATCCCGGCACCGGTTGCCCAGGCGCCCAGGGACGATCTGTCCGCGGTGCTGGAGTGGGCACGCCAGCACCTCGGTGAGCCCCTGACCGTGAGCCAACTGGCGGCCAGGGCCTTGATGAGCGAGCGCACCTTCCTGCGGCGTTTCAGCGAGGCCACCGGCATGACGCCCAAACGCTGGCTGCAGCATGCGCGCATGGCCCAGGCCCGCTCGCTGCTGGAAAGCACGGGCCTGAACAGCGAACAGATCGCCGAGCGCTGTGGGTTCGCCTCGGTGGAAAGCTTTCGCGTGGCATTTCGCAAACTGGTCGGCCTGGCACCGTCGTTTTACCGCGAGCGCTTCGGGCAGCGATAGGCGCAGGTTGGGCGTTGGCTGGCATCCCGCCGCGCTGCCAGCCTTGGCTTTGCCGGTATCGGGAGCTGTCAGGGGGGCGAGATCGTCCGGACGGCATCTGCATAGGCCGGGTTGCTCCAGGCTCAGCCCCGACTATCGAACAGCCGGGCTGCGCTCTTCAGTTGTAGAAGCTTGAAGGCGCAACACCGAACTGCCGTCGGAACGCTGCGGCATAGGCGCTCTGACTGTCGTAACCGTGCTGCAGGGCCACTTGCAGCACGGGCCTGCCTTCGGCCAGGGCTTCCAGGGAGAGCAGCAGGCGTGCCTGTTGGCGCCAGCGGCCGAAGGTGATGCCGGTGCTGCCGAGAAAGCGGCGGTGAAAGGTTTTCGGGCTCATGGCCAATCGACCGGCCCAATGCTCGGCACCCTCGGCCTGCGCCGGGTTCTGGGTCAAGGCCAGGCAGACGCGGGCGATGCGCTCGTCATCCGGCCAGGGCAGGTGAAAGGGCAGCACCGGCAGGCTGCGCAGTTCGTCGAGGAGAAAACGCATCAGGCGGCCGTCCCGGCTGTCCGCACGGTACTGGGGCGGCACCAGGGTGGCGGCCAGGATCAGTTCGCGCAGCAGGGGCGATACATCAATCACGCAGTTGCCCGTGGGCAATCCTTCGATGGCATCCGGGTTGACGAACAGGCTGCGCATGCAGGCCTTGCCGCGGATGCGCAGGGCATGCTCGACGCCTGCCTGTACCCACACGGCACGGGTCGGCGGTATCACCCAGCGGCCCGCCGGCGTTTCAACCACCAGTACCCCGGAAATGGCATAGATCAGCTGTGCACGCGGATGGTGGTGGGCGGGCACCTGATGGCCGCTGGGGTAATCGACAGCGACGCCGGTGACCGGCATCGCCCGGGATTCGTGGGGCAGTTGGCTGTGGTCGACCATGGGCGCGTCCAGGCTAGGCGGCTGACCAGCTTAGCTGTGGTGATGACCATTTGGCGATAACGACGGACCATTTGTCGTGAGTAGCCAGGCTTCTGCCGGCCTATGCTGGGCGCCTGTCTTATCGGATTCGCGCCATGAACCTGCTGCTGCCCCCGCTAACGCTACCAGCCCTGAGCTTCGGCCGGGGTCTGTCGCCGCGTGTGCGGCGCCGACTTGCGATCTCCTCCAGATCCCGGCCTTGAACAGCCCGCCATGGCGGGCAGGGGAGATCGGCACCGCCCGTTCACCCGTTCGAGGTTCACCCCATGTTGCGCAATCCGCAAACCAAGTACCGCGCCTTTCCCCCTGTCGATCTGCCTGATCGTCGCTGGCCTTCCCGGCGTATCGCTCAAGCGCCGGTGTGGCTTTCCACCGACCTGCGTGACGGCAACCAGGCACTGTTCGAGCCGATGAACCGGCAGCGCAAGCTGCAGCTGTTCGGCGAGCTGGTGCGCCTGGGTTTCAAGGAGATCGAGGTGGGCTTTCCGGCCGCCTCGCGTACCGACTTCGCGATCATCCGCCAACTGATCGATGAGGGCGGCATTCCCGATGATGTCACGCCGATGGTCATGACCCAGTTGCGCGAGGATCTGATCGACGAGACCGTGCGCGCCGTGGCTGGCGCGCGGCGGGTGATCGTGCACCTGTACAACGCCATCGCACCGGTGTGGCGGCGCGTGGTGTTCGGCCTTTCGGTGGACGAGGTGGAGCAGTTGGTGGTGCGCCACGTGCAACTGCTCAGGGACAAGGTGGCAGCGCACCCCGAGACCGAGTGGGTACTGCAATACTCCCCGGAAACCTTCTGCATGGCCGAGCTGGAGGTCTCCCTGCGCCTGTGCAACGCCGCCATCCGCACCTGGGATGCCGGCCCCGCTCGGCCGATCATCGTCAACCTGCCGACCACGGTGGAAGTGGCGACGCCGAACGTCTTCGCCGACCAGGTCGAGTGGATACACGAGCGCCTGGAGCGCCGCGCGCATGTGGTGCTCTCGGTGCACCCGCACAACGACCGCGGCACCGGCGTGGCCTGTGCCGAGCAGGCGCTGCTGGCCGGTGCCCAACGGGTCGAAGGCTGCCTGTTCGGCAATGGCGAGCGCAGTGGCAACCTCGACCTGGTTACCCTGGCGTTGAACCTCTACACCCAGGGCATCGACCCGGGCCTGGATTTCTCCGATATCGCCGGTGTGGCGCGGGTCGCCGAGACCTGCACGGGGCTGCCGATCCACCCGCGTCATCCCTATGTCGGCGACCTGGTATTCACCGCTTTCTCCGGCTCGCACCAGGATGCCATCGCCAAGGGTTTCGCCGCGCAGGATCCGAATGGCATCTGGGAGGTGCCGTACCTGCCGATCGACCCGAAGGATCTGGGGCGCACCTACGACAGCATCGTGCGGGTCAACAGCCAGTCGGGCAAAGGCGGTATCGCCTACCTGCTGCAGCGCGACCACGGCGTGTCGATGCCGCGGCGCATGCAGGTGGAATTCAGCGCCATCGTGCAGAAGCGGGCGGACAGCAGCGAAACGGAACTGACCAGCGCCGAGCTCTGGGAGCTGTTCCAGCGCCACTATCTGGCGCCCGCGCGCACGGGTGGCGAACTGGTCTATCTGGGCCACCAGCTGTTCGAGGCCGAGGCCGGTCAGGGCGTGCGGCTGGAGATCGCCCGGCCCGATGGTCGCCGACAGGCGCTGCAGGGCGTGGGTAATGGCCCCATCGACGCCGCCGTGGCTGCGCTCGGCCTGCCGATCCGCGTCGACAGCTACGAGGAACGCAGCCTGGGTGGCGGCGCTGGCGCCCAGGCTCTGGCCATGATCGAAGTGGCGTGGCCGGGTGTGCCTGGCTCGCGCTTCGGTGCCGGCAGCCATGGGAACATCGTCGTCGCCTCGATCCAGGCGTTGCTGGTCGCGGTGGCACGTTTCGACGACGGCGTGGAGCGGTTGGCCGCAGACTGATCGCGTATTGGTTGCCAACAGGCCTCCGACGGTGGCGAGCAATTGGTATCGGGCGTTCCATGCTCCATACTTCGCCATCGTCTTGGAGGTGGAGTTGATCATGCAAAAGCCTGGGGCTGGTACCCGAGCTGCTCAGGCAGACCGTACCCGAACGGCCATTCTCAAGGCGGCGGTCAAGGTGTTCAGCCGCCAGGGTTACGCCGGGGCGCGCACCGAGCAGATCGCCAGCCAGGCGCAGTGCAACGAGCGGATGATCTACTACTACTTCGGCAGCAAGGACGAGCTGTTCGTCAGCGTGCTGGAGCATATCTACGCCCAGTTCAACCGCGCCGAGGCGCGCCAGCGCTTCGACCTGGCGGATCCCCGGCAGGCGATCCGCGATCTGGTGGCCTTCACCTGGAACCATTACCTCAAGCACCCCGAGTTCATCACCATCCTGGGCACGGAAAACCTGTTGCAGGGCGTCCACGCCCGCAAGTCGAGCAACCTGCGGGCGCTATCGGGCACGGCGGTGGGGATGCTCGAACCCATCGTCAGGGCGGGCCAGCAGCAGGGGCTGTTTCGTGAGGACATCGATATCCGCCACGTGTACCTGATGATCGCCTCGCTCTGCTACTTCTATAACTCGAACCTGCACACCCTCAGCTGCTTTCTCGACGATGCGCTGGCCTCGCCGAAGGAGAAGCAGCACTGGCTGGCATTCATCTGCGACCTGGTGCTGCGCGGCCTGGCCCGAGCGGGCGAGGGCGTCTAGGCTGCGTCGTCAGTGGCTGCCCGGGTTGGCGCGCACGTGGGCGACCTTCTCCTGCAGGTTCTTCCAGGCCGGTTGGTCGCCGGCGAAACGCTGGCGCAGGTAGCCGGCCAGGTCCGCCACCTGGCGGTCGCTGAGGTTGTCCTTGAATGCCGGCATGTAGCCCAGATCGGGCGTGGCCGGCTTGTCGATACCATGCAGGATGACGTTCAGCAGGTTGTCCGGGACGGCGCTGTGGACGTTGCTGTTGACCGCCATCGACGGGCTGACGCCGAACAGCTGCGGCCCGTTGCCGTCGCTGTGACAGGCCTGGCAGGCACCCTCGAAGACGCGCTGGCCACGGTTGAGGGAGAGGGGGTCGATGCCCGTGGCGGCGGTCGCTGTGGTGCTCGCCTTGGCGCCGCTATCCAGTGACACCAGATAGTGGGCGATGGCCTCCACATCGCTTTTCGGCAAGGTTGCCAGTTCACTGACCACCGGCCCCATGGGCCCGGCGGCCACACCATGCTGACTGGAGAAGCCGCTGCTCAGGTATTCGCTCAGCTCGGCCTCCGTCCAGGGCACGCCGCTGCTGCTCAGGGCATTCAGGGCCGGCGCCTCCCAGCCATCGACCATGCCACCAGCGAGAAAGGCCTTGCCGGTCTTTTCCGCACCCAGCAGGTTGCGTGGAGAGTGGCAGGCGGCGCAGTGGCCCAAACCGTTGACCAGGTAGGCGCCGCGGTTCCACTGCTCGGTGCGGCTGGGGTCGGCCTGGTATTCGCCACGGCCGAGAAACAGGGCGTTCCAGCCGGCCATCAGCGGGCGGATATTGAACGGAAAGCTCATCTGGTTGGCGGGGGCGGATTGCGTCACCGGCGCCTGGGACATCAGGTAGGCATAGAGCGCCTGCATGTCGGTGTCGCTGATGCTGCGAAACGCGGTGTAAGGGAAGGCCGGGTAGAGGTGGCGGCCGTCGCGGCTGATGCCTTCGCGCATGGCGCGCTCGAAGGCGCCGAACGACCAGGTGCCGATGCCGGTTTCCCGGTCCGGGGTGATATTGGTGCTGTACAGGGTGCCGAACGGCGTCTGCATGGCCAGGCCGCCAGCGTTGGTCGCGCCGTCCGGTGCGGTGTGGCACACCGCGCAATCACCGGCCGCTGCCAGCAAACGGCCGCGCTCCAGGGTCGCCGTGGACCAGGTGCCCGGCGCGGCCGGTGCCACCGGGGCGATTTCGGCGCGCCAGGGCATGGCGGTGGCGAGCAGGCCCAGGGCGGTGCCGAACACGCCGGCCAGGCCGCCAAGCCACCATTTGCTGCGTTTCTTGCCGGTTGTCGTGGGGGGCGCGTCTTCGCCGGGCGCGCCGCCATTGAGGGCGGCGCGCACTCGCTCGGCGGTGATCGGCAGTTCCCGAAAGCGCAGGCCGGTGGCGTCATAGATGGCATTGGCGATGGCCGCGGCGCTGGGCACCGAGGCCGACTCGCCGCTGCCCATGGGCGGCTCGCTCTGGCGCGGCATCATCATCACGTCGATGGCCGGCACTTCCGGGAAGGTGAGGATCGGGTAGGTGCCCCATTCGCTGCTGGCGACCCTGGACTCCTCGAACTGCACCTGCTCCTTGAGCACCCGGCTGGTGGACTGCACCACGTTGCCGTGGATCTGGTGGCGCACGCCGTCGGGGTTGATCATCATGCCGGCGTCGTGGCCGATCACCACCCGCGTTACCGCCACTTCACCGGTGCGCTTGTCCACCGCCACGTCGGCGACCCAGGCGGCCCAGGCCGCGCCGAAGCCGGGGAACTTGCTGTGGATGTAGCGCGCATAGGCGAAGCCGCGACCACGCAACACGTCACCCTCGGCCGGTGTCTGCTGCGGCTGGGTATGGGGTTGCCAGTCGGCGCGCTTGGCCGTGGCTTCGATCAGCTCGCGGGCCCTGGGATCATCCTTCAGATGCTGCAACCGGTACTGCACGGGATCGACGCCGGCAGCAAAGGCCAGCTCGTCGATGTAGGACTCATGGGCGAAGCTGTTGGGCAGCGCCGAGACGCCACGCATCCACGAGGCGCGCACCAGCGGCGCCATGTCGTTGATGGTCACGCGCATGTGCTCGTAGTCGTAGGGCGGTATCGAGGTGCGGTCGCCCATCTCGAACATCATCGGCAGCGGCTCGACCCGGCCGGTCAGCAGCAGAGCCAGGGTCGGCGCGCCGTTGGACGGGTAGCTGGTCTGGAAGTCGTAGGCGCTGATGCTGCCATCGGCGTTCAGGCCGCCGTCCACCTCCATCAGCTGCGCGGTGCCCTTGGGCTCCCACACGTGTTCCTGCTCGCGGGTCAGCTGCACGCGCACCGGCTTGCCCACGGCGCGGGACAGCAGCAGTGCATCGGCGCATACGTCGTCGGCGCAGTTGCGGCCGTAGCAGCCCGAGGCCTCCATGCGGATGATCTCGATGCAGCGCTCGTCGCACTCCAGCAGCCAGGCCAGGTCGGCGCGCAGCAGGTGCGGGTTCTGCGTGCCGGACCACACTCGCGAATGTTGCTCGCCGTAGTCGGCCACGGCGCAGGACGGGCCGATGGAGGCGTGCAGCTGGTAGGGCCACAGGTAGGTGCGGGTCAGGCGTTGGTCGGCGTCCTGCAAGGCCTGCTCGACATCACCCTTGTCCAGCACGGTGCGGGCGATACGCGGGTTGTCGCGAATGGCCTGGGCGACATCACGCATGTCAGGCAGCTTTTGCTGCCAGGGTTTCCACTCGATGCGCAGTTGCTGGGCGGCGCGGATGGCCTGTTCCTCGCGCTCGGCGACCACGCCGACGAAGTCGCGGATCACCACCACGGCGACGATGCCGGGAAGGTCGGCGATGGAGCTTTCATCCACCGCCAGCAGGCTGTTGCCGACGAAATCGCCGCTGTCGTAACCGGCATACGGCGGGCGGATGACGCGGCCGTGCAGCATGCCGGGCAGGCGCATGTCGTGCACGTAGGTGAGCTCGCCGGTGGCCTTGGCGGGGATATCCACCCGGGCCGCGCCCTGGCCGACCAGGCGGTACTCGCTGGCCGCCTTGAGCGGCGCCTCGCCGCTGATTTCCAGGCGAATATGCCCGCCGGTGATCAGCTCACCGAAACCCAGCTGGCGGCCATCGGGATGGGTGAACACGCCGTCCTCGAGGGTCAGCTGTTCGCCTGGTGTCTGCCAGCGTTCGCTGGCCAGCTGCAGCAGGTGACGGCGGGCTTCGGCAGCGGCGTTGCGCAAGGGCACGGCGCTGATCTGGATGGTCGCGCTGGCGATGGTGGCGCCCTGGTTGGGCGCGCGCTCGGTATCGCCCAGCACCATCTCGACCTGATCCAGCTGCAGGTACAGCTCTTCGGCGACGATCTGCGCCAGG harbors:
- a CDS encoding LysR family transcriptional regulator, whose amino-acid sequence is MRLDLADLQLFLCIADAGSITAGAARANLALASASERLRKMEEAVGVTLLERRPRGVITTEAGEALAHHARLMMRQQQALNDELQDYAAGARGALDLYANTAALTLFLPGRLAPWLAERPRLRIELKERTSVDIVRNVACGLAEAGIVSSAVGAEGVQLQPVARDHLVLVAAQGHPLAPRRNLAFADVLGEAFVGLAQGSALQEHINEHARVAGRPLDLRIRMHSFEALCQMVAHGIGLGILPHGIARLHRRRHGLRMIALDDAWARRELCLCFRDWNQLSRPMRSLLAHLGGVPEAG
- a CDS encoding response regulator transcription factor, translated to MNESPRILVIDDEKQIRKLLRISLASQSFTVLEAATGAKGLTLAAIQAPHLVILDLGLPDMDGSQVLLELRAWSAVPVLVLSVRNSQEEKVRLLDLGANDYVTKPFGIQAFMARIRGLLRASSDELVLQPAIRAGQLYVDLSQRLVTLRGVAISLSRREYGVLEILARNHGRGVTAEQLIRLVWGASHLGDSRSLRTVVGRLRQKFGDDPGAPRVIQTIVGVGYRLIDEEH
- a CDS encoding recombinase family protein; the protein is MAKASTTNGPAPAAGRVIGYARPSREETDAQAQILALRAAGCGQLVEEKGQHVWRNRPELARLLGDIQAGDTLMVTRLDRLARSTRDLLEIAEHVHLTGARLASLAEPWVSGDAGGQPVLAVFAGIVAFERSLIVERTSLGRAAAKARGVQFGAKPCLSAEQIVLAKQMIGQGSSVSEAASTLGVHRSTLYRALGRVKQPAG
- a CDS encoding GNAT family N-acetyltransferase, producing the protein MLSPCDAVRAAEQSDVPALLAMMRELAGFEDYLDDFRVDEQALLSRAFGPDARCEVLVADGGGHLAGYAVVLAIPFTFDLRPTLLLKELYVREGYRRAGLGQALMQGIALLAQRKGAGRLKWDVLRGNARAQAFYARLGGKPDDKWVAYQMDRQALDRLVASPEMADSHPS
- a CDS encoding rhodanese-like domain-containing protein — its product is MPSLVSEIPAASRAEAQAHFGNRLRFETDCSDVHRSQQTGDVDYLLVDVRGPEAYAAGHVPGAINIPTRTITAERLAAFDPSTLFVVYCAGPHCNGVHRAALRLAGLGYGVKEMLGGVTGWLDEGLALVGDGGTQPAPACAISCAC
- the ftrA gene encoding transcriptional regulator FtrA, whose protein sequence is MNRDPGLVAVLAYDGLCTFEFGIAVEIFGLPRPEFDFPWYRHRIVAVDPGPMRALGGIQVSADAGLEALREARTIIVPGWRDRNERPPQPLIDGLRSAHGRGARLLSICSGVFVLAAAGLLDGQRATTHWRYTDELTARFPTIDVDPAVLYVDSGQVITSAGSAAGIDACLHLVERDFGAHVANSVARRLVMAPQRSGGQAQFIPAPVAQAPRDDLSAVLEWARQHLGEPLTVSQLAARALMSERTFLRRFSEATGMTPKRWLQHARMAQARSLLESTGLNSEQIAERCGFASVESFRVAFRKLVGLAPSFYRERFGQR
- a CDS encoding AraC family transcriptional regulator, with product MVDHSQLPHESRAMPVTGVAVDYPSGHQVPAHHHPRAQLIYAISGVLVVETPAGRWVIPPTRAVWVQAGVEHALRIRGKACMRSLFVNPDAIEGLPTGNCVIDVSPLLRELILAATLVPPQYRADSRDGRLMRFLLDELRSLPVLPFHLPWPDDERIARVCLALTQNPAQAEGAEHWAGRLAMSPKTFHRRFLGSTGITFGRWRQQARLLLSLEALAEGRPVLQVALQHGYDSQSAYAAAFRRQFGVAPSSFYN
- a CDS encoding 2-isopropylmalate synthase, producing MLRNPQTKYRAFPPVDLPDRRWPSRRIAQAPVWLSTDLRDGNQALFEPMNRQRKLQLFGELVRLGFKEIEVGFPAASRTDFAIIRQLIDEGGIPDDVTPMVMTQLREDLIDETVRAVAGARRVIVHLYNAIAPVWRRVVFGLSVDEVEQLVVRHVQLLRDKVAAHPETEWVLQYSPETFCMAELEVSLRLCNAAIRTWDAGPARPIIVNLPTTVEVATPNVFADQVEWIHERLERRAHVVLSVHPHNDRGTGVACAEQALLAGAQRVEGCLFGNGERSGNLDLVTLALNLYTQGIDPGLDFSDIAGVARVAETCTGLPIHPRHPYVGDLVFTAFSGSHQDAIAKGFAAQDPNGIWEVPYLPIDPKDLGRTYDSIVRVNSQSGKGGIAYLLQRDHGVSMPRRMQVEFSAIVQKRADSSETELTSAELWELFQRHYLAPARTGGELVYLGHQLFEAEAGQGVRLEIARPDGRRQALQGVGNGPIDAAVAALGLPIRVDSYEERSLGGGAGAQALAMIEVAWPGVPGSRFGAGSHGNIVVASIQALLVAVARFDDGVERLAAD
- a CDS encoding TetR family transcriptional regulator — translated: MQKPGAGTRAAQADRTRTAILKAAVKVFSRQGYAGARTEQIASQAQCNERMIYYYFGSKDELFVSVLEHIYAQFNRAEARQRFDLADPRQAIRDLVAFTWNHYLKHPEFITILGTENLLQGVHARKSSNLRALSGTAVGMLEPIVRAGQQQGLFREDIDIRHVYLMIASLCYFYNSNLHTLSCFLDDALASPKEKQHWLAFICDLVLRGLARAGEGV